One window of the Pieris brassicae chromosome 4, ilPieBrab1.1, whole genome shotgun sequence genome contains the following:
- the LOC123708406 gene encoding pupal cuticle protein Edg-84A-like — protein sequence MEAMLKVIAAFVLCYLSSVKTAPTHLRKPRLSLAEETPSYFNRGANGTYTFGYDVLDPETGNTQFRSEERYPNGTVVGSYGYMDALGKARRFDYIADDKGYRVVSNKLRQESYTPTVFVNPSTEDPVVWTRPPKRKNKINKPIERRQFNRVQPPSYYLLY from the exons ATGGAAGCCATGTTAAAG GTAATTGCAGCTTTCGTTTTATGCTATTTAAGCAGTGTTAAAACGGCGCCTACACATTTAAGGAAACCACGACTCAGCTTAGCAGAAGAAACGCccagttattttaatagaggCGCTAATG GAACATATACTTTTGGATACGATGTCCTTGACCCGGAAACAGGAAACACCCAGTTTCGTTCTGAAGAGCGGTACCCAAATGGCACTGTAGTTGGAAGCTATGGGTATATGGACGCTCTGGGGAAAGCTCGCCGGTTTGACTACATTGCTGATGACAAAGGATATAG agtCGTGAGCAACAAGTTACGTCAAGAATCTTATACACCCACTGTATTTGTAAATCCATCAACAGAAGATCCTGTGGTGTGGACAAGACCGCCTAAAcggaaaaacaaaataaacaaaccaaTTGAAAGAAGGCAATTTAATCGTGTACAACCTCCAAgctactatttattatattaa